A single window of Methanobrevibacter thaueri DNA harbors:
- a CDS encoding HEPN domain-containing protein: MFDEIFGKLGNFWVSDNDKEIVPGYINQKNNDFEISFVNVDFNDYDDDYILLNGVVENKKLSLIIINDPIKSTHAKVINNTYYIRYLFEGKHYNNKDNIKFENINIKIDNILSTINLHSFSTITPKPDILLIKEPTNEYVVDLNEFNLEIFLKPKSTIGYSSNGQYAKFNEEIILKLNYDEPKTITEIYPHIVKIKDLFTFLTGKSEIIGLYESSKNKEINMLFPIVTRKYNLKPQHNTLIQFNENNLEKIFNNWFENYDSLKGVYDLYFSTIGSNLSSETLFLTYCQILESYHRKRYLGEYVSKEKFEDFKSKFTPCATKMDGLDEIVSKENKGQFLNKIINSIQFCYEFTLKDRLKEIFNEFKKCELFIKIIDKFTDEETFDKGIKTYCDIVKDGRNYYTHYGEEPEHLLKGIEFFELTDSLNLIIKMIFLKEFGLTDSEINNITKNPRFNFVEYYEN; the protein is encoded by the coding sequence ATGTTCGACGAAATATTTGGAAAATTAGGAAACTTTTGGGTCTCAGATAATGATAAAGAAATTGTTCCGGGGTATATTAATCAAAAGAATAATGATTTTGAAATTTCATTTGTTAATGTAGATTTTAATGATTATGATGATGATTATATTTTGCTAAATGGTGTTGTGGAAAATAAAAAATTAAGTTTAATAATTATAAATGATCCAATTAAAAGTACACATGCAAAAGTTATAAACAATACTTATTACATTAGATATTTATTTGAAGGAAAACATTATAATAATAAAGATAATATTAAATTTGAGAATATTAATATTAAAATTGACAATATTCTATCAACTATTAACTTGCACTCATTTTCTACAATTACTCCAAAGCCAGATATTTTATTAATAAAAGAGCCTACTAATGAATATGTTGTTGATTTAAATGAATTTAATTTAGAGATATTCCTTAAACCAAAAAGTACTATCGGTTACTCTTCAAATGGGCAGTATGCTAAGTTCAATGAAGAGATTATTCTTAAATTAAATTATGATGAACCTAAAACTATAACTGAAATTTATCCTCATATTGTAAAAATTAAAGACCTATTCACATTCCTCACTGGGAAATCAGAAATCATTGGACTTTATGAATCATCAAAAAATAAGGAAATAAACATGTTATTTCCAATCGTGACCCGAAAATATAATTTGAAGCCTCAACATAATACATTGATTCAATTTAATGAAAATAATCTTGAGAAAATATTTAATAACTGGTTTGAAAATTATGACTCTTTAAAAGGGGTTTATGATTTATATTTTTCAACAATTGGATCTAATTTATCTAGTGAAACATTATTCTTAACATATTGCCAAATTCTTGAAAGTTATCATAGAAAAAGATATCTTGGGGAATATGTTTCTAAAGAAAAATTTGAAGATTTTAAAAGCAAATTCACACCATGTGCTACAAAAATGGATGGTTTAGATGAAATTGTTTCAAAAGAAAATAAAGGTCAATTTTTAAATAAAATTATAAATTCAATTCAATTTTGCTATGAATTTACATTAAAAGACCGTTTAAAAGAAATATTTAATGAATTTAAAAAATGTGAATTATTTATAAAAATTATTGATAAATTCACTGATGAAGAAACATTTGATAAAGGAATAAAAACTTACTGCGATATTGTTAAAGATGGTAGAAATTATTATACTCACTATGGTGAAGAACCAGAACATTTATTAAAAGGGATTGAATTTTTTGAATTAACAGATAGTTTAAATCTAATAATAAAAATGATATTTTTAAAAGAATTTGGGTTAACTGATTCAGAAATAAACAATATTACAAAAAATCCTAGATTTAATTTTGTGGAATATTATGAAAATTAA